Below is a genomic region from Aminiphilus circumscriptus DSM 16581.
GGCTCTTCTCGCCACGCGAAGCGGCTCTTCCTCCGGAGAACGCCGCATCCAGGAAGAACAGGAGATGCTGATTCCCCCCTCCCGCAGAGGACTTCCTTTTCCCGCTTCGACACAGCGCATCCCCGACGAAGTAATCCTCTTCGTCGGTCATGCGGGTATTTTCCGACTGATCCTCGCAGCAGCGCTGCGGATTCCCCTTGAGGCGACCTTCCGCATGGAGCAGGACTATTGCGGGGTCCACGTGCTGGAGCAACGGGAGCTCCTGAATGAGGAAACCGGCCATCTCCGGAGCAGGCATCAAGAGACGGAGGGAACCGCTCCCGCCGAGGACGAGAGCCCCACCTTTTCCGAGAATATGTCTTTCCGGCTCCTTCGTCTCAACTGGAACACCACTCTCCCGGAGGCATGATCTTTCACTCCTCTTGTCTCACGCCGGAAAGAGCGCGGAGGGATCGGAGAGGAGGCTCGCTCGGGACATGCTGCTCAACCTCCCGATTCCTCCCCTCCAGAAGAGGTGACAATTGCGATTCCGCCAGCGCTCTCCAGGGAGCGAGAAACGTGAGCTTCGCCACTTCTCCCGCGAGAACGCCCCGAAGGAGTTCCGGTTTCGCCGCGAGACGGCGCGCCAGTCCAAGAAATGAATTCCCCCCGCAGAGAATGTTGTCCCTGGGCACACCGATCCCTTGCCCGACAAGCGCCCGAGTTCTTTCGGAAAGTGAGCCCAGAACGGCACACTCCACCACATCTCCTTCACGCTGTCCTGTCTGAACCACCGCAACCGCCCCGGAACGAAGAAGAAGAACAGCTCCTACGGGAAAATCCTCAACCACATCGCGAACCAGCCCCACCAAGTGAGGATCAAAGTGGCTCCCACCGGCACGCTCGAGAATCTCCATGGCCTCCCACGGCAGAAAACCAGGTCTGTAGGGACGGTCGGACACGAGAGCATCATAAGCGTCGGCGATGGAGACGAGGCGTACGAGACAGGGGATGGCCTCTCCGGAGAGAAGGTCACCGCTGGAGGGCCCGTATCCTTTGCCGTCCCATCGCTGGTGATGATGCACCACGATCCCTCTGGCCATGGGCATGATTCTTTCATGGCGACGCACGATGTCGAGCCCCCACTGAGGATGTCCGCGCATGAGTTCCATTTCGTCCACCGAAAGCACGTCCGGTTTGTTGAGAATCTCCTCGGGGACTCGCATCTTCCCCACATCGTGGAGTATCGAGCCCAGGCCGAGGTTGACCCGGTCCTGCCAGTCCAGAAGAGAGAGCACGCCGTAGCCCACGGCTTTTCTTGCCAGGGCAAGGCTGAGTACCATGACCATCCAGGAATGCTCGTACGTGTATTCGTCGTGATTGGCAAGATGTTTCACGTTCGAGAAGAGCACTCCACCGTCGGAGAAAAGAGCGTCCGCCACTGCGTGGAGCGAGGCACTCAATCGGTCCAGCAGCGCAACAGGAAGGGTACGCCTCGTCTGGAGAAGCGTAAAGAGTTCCCGAATCTGGGATTTGACCTGCACCTCCCGATCCGCCGGAATGGAAGGAAGCACCTCTTCCCTCGGTTCCAGTTCGTCGAGGAGACGAACCTTCACTGACTCAATGGAACTCCGGCGCAAAGCGTCGATGATGAGGTCGGAGAGGATGGTCCCTTTGGCAAGCAAAAGCTGCCCGGAAGATCCCAGGAGAGTTTCCGCCACAACGAGTCCACTTTCAAGAAAGGCCACAGGAACGATCATGGGCACGACGGCCGCCTCCTCGTGCCGCGACACGGAGAAACGATTCCGTTGCGGCGGGATGTCCCACGTAGCATACAGGGGAATTTTCCAAGGCACCAGCGGACGGAGACTCTGGGACCACCACCTCCGGAGGGAGCTTTCCCGTGCCTTTGGGCTCAGCTCTTTACCGACCTTTGGAAAGCAGAGGCAAGCCGGAGCCTCGTGGCTGTTTGAAAAAAATCACGAAACACTCGGGAAAACCAGAACATCGCTCTCCAAACCCAAGGAAACGCTCTCCGATGACATCGGCAAAACGATCGCGACAACGGAGGCTCTATTGGCCATGTTTGATCAGTTCTTTCTCCCTTTTTTCTCCGGAAAATCCCATAAAAACAAGCCCCCCAGCGGCGCCGACAGCCAACCCCAGAAGAAGAACCAGAGAGAGGACGTGCCATCCAACCGCCTTCAGAGCCACGGCAAGGGAACCGCAATAGAAAAAGCCCGCCAGGGCCTTGCGAAGAACCATTTCGGGGAGAACTCGATTCACCCGGACACCGAGAGCCGAACCGAACCACGCACCCGCTGCCAGCGCCATCAGGGGAACGACGGAAATCTTTCCGGCGAGAAAATACAGTGCGGCCCCGTAGGGAGCGGTGATCATGATCACCAGGAGGCTTACGGCCACGGCCAGGTGCGCCTCGAAAGCACAGAGCGCCACCAGAAGGGGCACCATGAGCGATCCCCCCCCGATGCCGAGAAATCCCTGGAGAAATCCAACCAGAAGTCCCACGAAGAGGACGTTCCATACCGAAACGGGGACATCGAGATCCTGAATCCGAAACAGCGGAGGAAGCCGCAGCAGCGTGTTCCCGGAAAGCTCCCCTTCCTGCAGTGCCTTTTTTCGGAGCACGAGAGTTCCCGACAGGATCAAAAGCATCACGTAGGCAACGCGGATCACTCCGTCCGCCTTTCCTGCCGTATCCAGAGCGAGAGCGAGATTCTTCGCGTAGGCGGTGGTGAAGAAACTGCAGAGCCCCATGGGCAGCACAACCTTGAAAAACATCTCCTTCGACGCACTCCCGCCGCGGAGATAACGAACTCCCGCCAACGTCGAAGTCCACGACGTATAGGCAATGCCCATGCCGACGGAAAACGTCATGGGGTGTCCAAGACCATGGAGCAGGGGGGTAATCACGAAAGCCCCTCCTATGCCGAAACAACCACTGAGTATTCCCGCACATCCTCCGAGAAGCACGAGCAATGCCAATTCGAGCAACTGGCCCATGAAACGTCTTCCACTCCTTTTTCGATTCGTCGCATTCGTGATCGTGCCGATATCCATGCCGGAACACGGGGACATTACGTCATCCCCTGTTCGCAAAACATGCACACATACCCGGACATTTTCCAACCCCCAGGCTGAACGGAAATGGTTCCGCCCACCTGGATGCGCACCTCCGCAGAAAAATGCGCGGGCAACACCGTGTTCCCTGCACACGAAAAACCGGCGAGGATTCCGATCCCCTCCTGATCAAGGGGAGAACCTCCTCGCCGGTCCATATGTATTCCAATACCAGAGGAGCCTCAACCACAAGAAAAGTGCTTCAGACAGCAATATCTGCTTTCCTCCGAAAGAACGTTTGTCCCAGACAGTGGCGTGCAAAACAGAACTGTCTGCACTCCTCCGGCTCCTATCCTGCGATAAAAGCCAGGAAAACCAGAGGCTCCGTTCCCGTATTCCGAAGTCCGTGCCGTTCACCCCGAAACGTCACGGTCACATCGCCGGGCCCCACCTCGTACTCGGTGTCACCGTCGAGATAGACTCCAACCCCCGAAAGGACGACGTAGACCTCCTCGTCCACTTCGTGGGGATGTCCTCCGACGGCCGCACCCGGATCAAGGGCAATGCGTCCGACCATTTTCAGATGACTTCCCTCCCGGGCGCTTCCCGGAGAAATGGCATAGGTGCACCAGCCGCCACCGGCCCCCTTCTGCAACCCCTCGCGGCGAATCGCTTCCGACGCATTCAAACGACAAAGCATATTTTCATTCCTCCCTTGTCATGTCACGAATTTTTTGCACAGGGAATCCAAAAGTCCCGTTCCGGTGATTCTTTCGGATTATGGCACAAAACAATCTTTTCGTACTATGATAGCACCGTAAAGAAAGGCACGAGGTCTACTCTTTGTTTGATTGTACCGCAAAATCGTACCGCAAAACCGGTGCGAAAAGGGGTGGAGAACATGCGAGCAGTTGTCCTTCAAGACCATGGAGATCCGGAGGTACTGCAGATCAAGGAAATACGGACCCCGGTTCCAGAATCAGAGGAGGTGCTCGTGAGGATCGCCTATTCGGCCCTGAACCGGGCGGACATTCTCCAGCGACGCGGTCTCTACCCCGTGCCGGACATCGCCGGAAACGGCCCCGAAGTCCCCGGGCTGGAGTT
It encodes:
- a CDS encoding HD-GYP domain-containing protein, with product MIVPVAFLESGLVVAETLLGSSGQLLLAKGTILSDLIIDALRRSSIESVKVRLLDELEPREEVLPSIPADREVQVKSQIRELFTLLQTRRTLPVALLDRLSASLHAVADALFSDGGVLFSNVKHLANHDEYTYEHSWMVMVLSLALARKAVGYGVLSLLDWQDRVNLGLGSILHDVGKMRVPEEILNKPDVLSVDEMELMRGHPQWGLDIVRRHERIMPMARGIVVHHHQRWDGKGYGPSSGDLLSGEAIPCLVRLVSIADAYDALVSDRPYRPGFLPWEAMEILERAGGSHFDPHLVGLVRDVVEDFPVGAVLLLRSGAVAVVQTGQREGDVVECAVLGSLSERTRALVGQGIGVPRDNILCGGNSFLGLARRLAAKPELLRGVLAGEVAKLTFLAPWRALAESQLSPLLEGRNREVEQHVPSEPPLRSLRALSGVRQEE
- a CDS encoding sulfite exporter TauE/SafE family protein is translated as MGQLLELALLVLLGGCAGILSGCFGIGGAFVITPLLHGLGHPMTFSVGMGIAYTSWTSTLAGVRYLRGGSASKEMFFKVVLPMGLCSFFTTAYAKNLALALDTAGKADGVIRVAYVMLLILSGTLVLRKKALQEGELSGNTLLRLPPLFRIQDLDVPVSVWNVLFVGLLVGFLQGFLGIGGGSLMVPLLVALCAFEAHLAVAVSLLVIMITAPYGAALYFLAGKISVVPLMALAAGAWFGSALGVRVNRVLPEMVLRKALAGFFYCGSLAVALKAVGWHVLSLVLLLGLAVGAAGGLVFMGFSGEKREKELIKHGQ
- a CDS encoding cupin domain-containing protein, producing the protein MLCRLNASEAIRREGLQKGAGGGWCTYAISPGSAREGSHLKMVGRIALDPGAAVGGHPHEVDEEVYVVLSGVGVYLDGDTEYEVGPGDVTVTFRGERHGLRNTGTEPLVFLAFIAG